One genomic window of Nicotiana sylvestris chromosome 10, ASM39365v2, whole genome shotgun sequence includes the following:
- the LOC104241330 gene encoding threonine--tRNA ligase, mitochondrial 1, with the protein MLLASPLYWRLFTQSICRRPPPCKQFLLLRRFSSEPPMGKAAKGSEANSSAVSYPKDESYLQNVIPKRIALFQSIQNEQHLQRLSLSPDPIKIELPSGTMKEGKKWNTTPLDIAKEISKSLASNALIAKVNGVLWDLLRPLEGDCKLELFTFDSDEGRDTFWHSSAHILGESLERTYGCKLCIGPCTTRGEGFYYDAFYGELGLNEDHFKRIESEAAKAVSEKQPFERIEVSRQQALDMFSDNRFKVEIIKDLPEDKTITVYRCGPLVDLCRGPHIPNTSFVKALACTKASSAYWRGDKDRESLQRVYGISYPDKKQLKEYLAMIEEAKKYDHRELTKKQELFFFHPLSPGSCFFLPHGARVCNKLLEFIKSQYWKRGYEEVWSPNMYNMQLWETSGHAANYKENMFVFEIEKQEFGLKPMNCPGHCLIFDHRVRSYRELPLRLADFGVLHRNEASGALTGLTRVRRFQQDDAHIFCRESQIKDEVKGVLDFISYVYTIFGFTFDLKLSTRPEKYLGDLESWNKAEDALAEALDEFGKPWEKNEGDGAFYGPKIDISVSDAMRRKFQCATLQLDFQLPQRFNLAYSAEDENKRERPVMIHRAILGSVERMFAILLEHFKGKWPFWLSPRQAMVCPVSDKSQSYALELRERIHDAGYYVDVDTSDRTIQKKVREAQVAQYNYILVVGEAEASSRQVSVRVRDKPDHQVMTVGDLLAHFKDMVASFQ; encoded by the exons ATGCTACTGGCTTCCCCACTCTATTGGCGCCTCTTCACCCAATCTATCTGCCGCCGTCCTCCGCCGTGTAAACAGTTTCTCCTCCTCCGCCGTTTCTCATCAGAACCACCAATGGGAAAAGCTGCGAAAGGTTCCGAAGCTAATTCCAGCGCCGTCTCCTACCCTAAAGACGAAAGTTATCTACAAAACGTTATTCCTAAACGTATCGCTCTCTTCCAGTCTATTCAGAATGAGCAACACCTTCAGCGCCTTTCCCTCTCCCCTGATCCTATCAA GATCGAGTTACCAAGTGGGACaatgaaggaggggaagaaatgGAATACCACACCATTGGATATAGCAAAGGAGATATCGAAGAGCTTGGCTTCAAACGCATTGATCGCGAAGGTGAACGGGGTGCTTTGGGATTTGTTGAGGCCATTGGAAGGTGATTGTAAGCTAGAGCTCTTCACTTTTGACAGTGACGAAGGCCGCGACACATTTTGGCACTCGAGTGCTCACATTCTTGGCGAG TCGTTGGAGAGGACATATGGATGCAAATTGTGTATTGGACCGTGTACAACAAGAGGAGAG GGTTTCTATTATGACGCCTTTTATGGTGAACTGGGATTAAATGAGGATCATTTTAAACGGATCGAGTCGGAGGCAGCAAAAGCTGTTTCG GAGAAACAACCTTTTGAACGCATTGAAGTTTCACGGCAACAAGCTCTTGATATGTTCTCTGATAATAGGTTTAAG GTGGAAATCATTAAGGATTTGCCTGAAGATAAGACAATCACAGTATACAGATGTGGTCCCTTAGTTGACCTATGCCGTGGTCCGCATATACCAAATACTTCTTTTGTTAAAGCATTAGCTTGTACAAAG GCTTCATCAGCATATTGGAGAGGAGATAAGGACCGTGAAAGCTTGCAAAGAGTTTATGGAATATCTTATCCAGATAAAAAACAGTTGAAG GAATACCTAGCTATGATCGAGGAAGCAAAGAAATATGATCACAGAGAGCTGACTAAGAAGCAAGAGCTtttcttttttcatccattaag CCCTGGAAGTTGTTTCTTTCTTCCACATGGTGCTCGAGTTTGCAACAAATTGTTGGAGTTCATAAAGAGCCAGTATTGGAAGAGAGGCTATGAGGAG GTTTGGAGTCCAAATATGTACAACATGCAGTTGTGGGAAACTTCTGGGCATGCTGCAAATTACAAGGAGAACATGTTCGTTTTTGAG ATTGAAAAACAAGAATTTGGGCTGAAGCCAATGAATTGCCCAGGCCATTGTTTAATATTTGATCACAGAGTTCGTTCCTACAGGG AGCTACCACTCCGTCTGGCTGACTTTGGAGTTCTACACAGGAATGAGGCCAGTGGTGCACTTACTGGCTTAACACGTGTCAGGAGATTTCAGCAG GATGATGCTCACATCTTTTGCAGGGAGTCACAG ATTAAGGATGAAGTCAAGGGTGTCTTAGATTTCATCAGTTATGTGTATACGATATTTGGTTTCACTTTTGACCTGAAGTTATCAACG AGGCCTGAAAAGTATCTCGGAGACTTAGAAAGCTGGAACAAGGCTGAAGATGCTCTTGCGGAAGCATTGGACGAGTTCGGAAAGCCCTGGGAG AAAAACGAAGGAGATGGAGCGTTTTACGGTCCAAAAATTGATATAAGTGTTTCTGACGCAATGAGAAGAAAATTCCAGTGTGCAACATTGCAG CTTGATTTCCAACTTCCTCAACGATTCAACCTTGCATACTCAGCAGAAGATGAAAATAAGAGGGAGAGACCAGTTATGATACATAGAGCTATACTTGGGTCAGTTGAGCGTATGTTTGCTATTCTTTTGGAGCATTTCAAGGGGAAATGGCCTTTCTGGCTTAGTCCACGTCAAGCAATGGTCTGCCCTGTTTCCGACAAATCTCAGTCATATGCTCTGGAG CTCCGAGAGAGAATACATGATGCTGGTTATTATGTTGATGTTGATACAAGTGACAGGACAATCCAGAAGAAG GTACGAGAGGCTCAAGTGGCACAATATAACTATATTCTGGTTGTTGGAGAGGCGGAAGCCAGTAGTCGGCAG GTGAGCGTTCGAGTGAGAGACAAGCCTGATCATCAAGTCATGACAGTTGGTGACCTCCTCGCTCACTTCAAAGATATGGTTGCATCATTTCAATAG
- the LOC104241328 gene encoding protein RICE SALT SENSITIVE 3-like — translation MEEQLSSLAVTHLLQHSLRSLCIHENSQWVYAVFWRILPRNYPPPKWDSQGGAYDRSRGNRRNWILVWEDGFCNFAASTAEMNECEGSSTNSYGEYQGLQPDLFFKMSHEIYNYGEGIIGKVAADHSHKWIYKEPNEQEINFLSAWHNSADSHPRTWEAQFRSGIKTIALIAVREGVIQLGAVHKVIEDLSYVVLLRKKFSYIESIPGVLLPHPSSSAYPFRMDGYGAPPDAWHLQANLATPAPTEFYEHLNHHQHMKITPSMSSLEALLSKLPSVVPADAAGMTGSIPTYCEYQPQYRPSVEMLGLEKVAKEEYDEEEDNNDEEKTRNNNEKLDHHGGESSSSMSSYSHHHHHYNHQQHFGYHPDLNVSSSMPNNGY, via the exons ATGGAAGAACAACTTAGCTCTTTAGCAGTTACTCATCTTCTTCAACACTCTCTAAGAAGTTTGTGTATTCATGAAAACTCTCAATGGGTTTATGCTGTCTTTTGGAGAATCTTGCCCAGAAACTATCCTCCTCCCAA GTGGGATAGCCAAGGAGGAGCATATGATAGGTCAAGAGGGAATAGAAGAAACTG GATATTGGTATGGGAAGATGGTTTTTGCAATTTTGCAGCATCAACAGCAGAGATGAATGAATGTGAAGGATCTTCTACTAATAGTTATGGAGAATATCAAGGATTACAACCTGACCTTTTTTTCAAGATGTCCCATGAAATCTACAACTATGGAgaagg tATAATTGGAAAAGTAGCAGCAGATCACAGTCATAAATGGATCTATAAAGAACCTAATGAACAAGAAATCAATTTCTTGTCTGCATGGCACAACTCTGCTGATTCT CACCCAAGAACTTGGGAAGCTCAGTTCCGTTCTGGTATAAAG ACTATAGCCTTGATTGCTGTTAGAGAAGGTGTTATTCAGTTAGGAGCTGTTCATAAG GTCATAGAAGACCTGAGCTATGTGGTTCTACTAAGAAAGAAGTTTAGTTACATAGAAAGCATTCCAGGAGTTCTACTGCCACATCCATCTTCCTCAGCATATCCTTTCAGGATGGACGGTTACGGCGCACCACCCGATGCGTGGCACTTACAAGCCAATTTAGCAACTCCGGCACCAACTGAATTCTACGAACATCTCAATCACCATCAACACATGAAGATCACGCCTTCAATGAGcagtttggaagcattactttCTAAGCTGCCATCCGTCGTTCCAGCAGATGCTGCTGGAATGACGGGTTCAATACCTACCTATTGTGAGTACCAACCCCAATATAGGCCTAGTGTTGAAATGTTGGGGTTGGAGAAAGTGGCTAAAGAAGAATATGATGAAGAGGAAGACAataatgatgaagaaaaaactaGGAATAATAATGAGAAATTAGATCATCATGGTGGAGAGAGTAGTAGTTCAATGTCATCTTATAGTCATCACCATCACCATTATAATCATCAGCAGCATTTTGGTTATCATCCTGATTTGAATGTAAGTAGCAGCATGCCAAATAATGGATATTAA